Proteins encoded by one window of Halosolutus gelatinilyticus:
- a CDS encoding UPF0175 family protein yields MGTISTRVPDDLEGKLEEYLEEERLDRSTAVRKLLSEGLEEWRQEQALKRLAADEISFTKAAQLAEMSVWEFAQLAKDHDITWVSGDHLEDDLEEL; encoded by the coding sequence ATGGGAACGATATCGACTCGGGTTCCGGATGATCTCGAGGGGAAACTGGAAGAATACCTCGAAGAAGAACGGCTAGATCGGAGCACAGCAGTACGAAAACTCCTCTCGGAAGGGCTCGAAGAGTGGCGTCAAGAGCAAGCGCTCAAACGGCTCGCTGCTGATGAAATTTCGTTCACGAAGGCCGCCCAACTTGCAGAGATGTCCGTCTGGGAGTTTGCCCAGCTCGCAAAGGATCATGACATCACGTGGGTATCGGGCGATCACCTCGAAGACGATCTCGAGGAACTGTGA
- a CDS encoding universal stress protein codes for MLEYARDGGFDTIVIGATGEGILQRVLFGEIPETIGEEFDGTVVMTRKHRPVQSALKRFVRKWVGKGARATDLGSSTSGTDA; via the coding sequence ATCCTCGAATACGCCCGCGACGGAGGGTTCGACACGATCGTCATCGGGGCGACCGGCGAGGGCATCCTCCAGCGCGTCCTGTTCGGCGAGATCCCGGAGACGATCGGCGAGGAGTTCGACGGAACGGTCGTCATGACGCGGAAACACCGCCCCGTCCAGTCGGCCCTGAAACGGTTCGTTCGGAAGTGGGTCGGAAAGGGCGCGCGAGCGACCGATCTCGGGTCGTCGACGTCGGGCACCGACGCCTGA